A window from Melopsittacus undulatus isolate bMelUnd1 chromosome Z, bMelUnd1.mat.Z, whole genome shotgun sequence encodes these proteins:
- the LOC101874259 gene encoding LOW QUALITY PROTEIN: chondroitin sulfate proteoglycan 4-like (The sequence of the model RefSeq protein was modified relative to this genomic sequence to represent the inferred CDS: inserted 2 bases in 2 codons; deleted 1 base in 1 codon) has translation MLWGTVSNAFHDLARHRVSFYGDSFVELNMVEISSQISLQLRFRTSKPHGLLFLAAGTKGYCLMELHSGYLEVRINFGMGERVLHSQRRSQLNDLAWHLVELHHEHDNVTLVIDKQDTNSAKMPGIFYELNIDYGFYIGGTSKLDVPYLVGALPSFRGCIDDVSFNQLDILMPLRPSPGFKNVHEVSVGCSDEFFADEDEPISFFSSRSYISFPSWNVDDEGILEYTLQTSATRGLLLYHAGQVGDFIAMEIENGLIKAHVGKFRSRTQLSSHKSVNDSQWHYIRLKFTAEYLQLTLDEETVKKSLPPYSKLPLLEGSLFVGGVDDRTRSEVMKLELVSVPGKYARGGSFKGCIRDLKTNSEKKSLKNVLVTKDISAGCETKSAFNTNLSLEMAVKSPTVKAAPTFAVSSENSVFSGKEDKSHFLLISNLTVLEGGQALLESKHIDVNLDFQKLGIHLSQILFEIKKMPSHGNLKLDVEPAQEVNTFTLQDIRQGKILYVHDGSEGTYDSFNFSISTSRQKIVPPYLQGSEQHVFSITVTPVNDAPEIILPKGNLLLLLENSKKRLTTDLIKVLDKDTDPAGLSLSVLGNLNAEVGYLEDSKHLGKAITTFSNEDLREGTVFFVHRGIKNSRIVLRASDGEKVSNTVVLRIMAVPLDYRVVNNLGIKLLQGFTALITPRHLAVETNTNLQELEIRYEITEPPQFGEVQRQHSRGEWKRVSSFSQRSLERSRVRYCSTFKEIQLGNVTDQFKFKVSIGNRMSEEHMFPVKVKWLRYSLLKHAPLEIEKSKKKYLNSDNLFAVIVDLEIPEDELNFKLLSLPKNGQILLNDQPLEKGSVFSQKDITDQKVAYELNCRYHGNNIDLFQFLISTKYLESNVYSFEVYIKSDFRNIILTNNGLRVTEGEGELITSTELFVQTPDNKTFQYKVVQFPKHGKLKLINFSGSFENNDNLTTFTNKDITNKHLMYVHDDSETVFDEFLVRAFSSSEESGNWTNLDPEVEPLSVEIRFNISVQLKNDEKPVRVIDKIFNIVRNGQRLLTLSDLCYHDPDSDFDDGQLLYTRRGISNGELVLTNDTSYRLYQFRQVDLEQKQVLFIHRGADFGRFVLFVTDGKHYTSLLLEVSATDPYVKLANNTGLLVQKGKEEAVTTANLSAITNQDIRNNHELIYEIFSFPKYGRIYVNNLLMDTFSQLDLIKGYVTYRHDDSSNFIDAFNFTVHARDVHLDAGLHVRIYLESHKWPPTVVNKNHLLVEEGKPVKISKGKLQVVHEDSSPSEIVFTVTQFPVHGYIRKFSSEESYLSADQRPVLSFTQQDVDEGKVQYVQTVPDQLDDRFSLDVTNGVQTVSGIEVSVDIIPRTIPLEVQNFTVTEGGSKALVEDYLKISSRHFVGLSCEFVLIEQPKHGYVENSRVPGIKLTTFTRKQVEQELIYYVHDDSEELMDNFTVIVNNTELWKQSLPKTXFVTVTAVNDEAPVIRVNRILRVWVGSVTEITIDDLCAEDKDSTPSELIYSVTQPSNGHXALKSSPNKSIF, from the exons atgttgtgggggacagtgtcaaacgctttcCACGatcttgccaggcacagag tgTCATTTTATGGTGATAGCTTTGTGGAGTTGAACATGGTAGAAATATCCTCTCAGATATCCTTACAGTTACGGTTTCGAACAAGCAAGCCACATGGACTGCTTTTTCTTGCAGCTGGGACAAAGGGTTATTGTTTAATGGAGCTACATTCAGGATACTTGGAG GTGAGAATTAACTTTGGCATGGGGGAGCGAGTACTGCATTCTCAGCGAAGATCTCAGCTGAATGATTTAGCTTGGCACCTGGTTGAACTGCATCATGAACATGACAATGTCACATTGGTAATTGATAAGCAGGATACAAATAGTGCTAAAATGCCTGGAATTTTCTATGAATTAAATATTGATTATGGATTCTACATAGGTGGTACTAGTAAACTTGATGTTCCCTACCTTGTTGGAGCACTACCTAGTTTCCGAGGATGTATTGATGATGTATCATTCAATCAGCTAGACATTCTGATGCCTCTGAGACCTTCTCCTGGCTTTAAAAATGTCCATGAAGTTTCAGTGGGATGCAGTGATGAATTCTTTGCAGATGAAGATGAACCCATTAGTTTCTTCAGTTCCAGATCCTATATTTCTTTCCCATCGTGGAACGTGGATGATGAGGGTATCTTGGAGTATACATTGCAAACCTCAGCCACACGTGGCTTGCTCCTTTACCATGCTGGGCAAGTGGGAGATTTTATTGCAATGGAAATAGAAAATGGACTGATTAAAGCCCATGTTGGAAAATTTAGAAGTAGAACCCAGCTTTCCTCTCATAAGTCAGTCAATGATAGTCAGTGGCACTACATCAGACTGAAATTTACTGCAGAATATTTGCAGCTGACACTGGATGAAGAAACTGTGAAAAAATCATTGCCTCCCTACAGTAAGCTGCCCCTTCTGGAGGGGTCTCTCTTTGTAGGTGGTGTAGATGACAGGACACGATCAGAAGTGATGAAGTTAGAGCTAGTCTCAGTGCCTGGGAAGTATGCCAGAGGAGGATCCTTCAAAGGTTGCATACGAGACCTGAAAAccaattcagaaaagaaatcgCTTAAGAATGTTCTGGTAACAAAGGACATTTCAGCTGGATGTGAAACAAAGAGTGCTTTTAATACAAACCTTTCTTTAGAGATGGCTGTGAAGAGCCCTACTGTGAAAGCAGCCCCAACATTTGCCGTTTCCTCTGAAAACTCTGTCTTTTCAGGCAAGGAAGACAAAAGCCACTTTTTACTTATTAGTAACTTGACTGTGCTTGAGGGTGGACAAGCTTTACTTGAATCTAAACATATTGATGTCAACTTAGACTTTCAGAAATTAGGTATTCATCTATCACAAAttctttttgaaattaaaaaaatgcccTCTCATGGAAACTTGAAATTGGATGTTGAACCAGCACAGGAGGTAAATACATTTACTCTGCAGGACATACGGCAAGGGAAGATTCTCTATGTCCATGATGGCTCTGAGGGCACTTATGattcttttaatttctccatttctaCCAGCAGGCAGAAGATTGTGCCTCCATATTTGCAAGGAAGTGAGCAGCACGTGTTTAGCATTACTGTCACTCCAGTGAATGATGCACCTGAAATTATACTTCCCAAGGGAAACTTGCTTCTTCTCTTGGAGAACTCAAAGAAACGTTTGACTACTGATCTGATAAAAGTTCTAGATAAGGATACAGATCCTGCTGGTCTGAGTCTTTCAGTGCTTGGAAATCTGAATGCAGAAGTAGGGTATTTAGAAGATTCAAAGCATCTTGGAAAAGCTATTACTACTTTTTCTAATGAGGACTTAAGAGAAGgcactgttttctttgttcacAGAGGCATCAAGAACTCAAGGATTGTTCTGAGGGCAAGTGATGGTGAGAAAGTGAGCAACACTGTTGTGTTACGCATCATGGCAGTTCCATTGGATTACAGAGTTGTTAACAATTTGGGAATAAAACTACTCCAAGGTTTTACAGCTCTGATCACACCTAGGCATCTTGCAGTTGAAACAAATACCAacctccaggagctggagatCCGCTACGAGATCACAGAACCACCCCAGTTTGGGGAAGTCCAAAGGCAGCATTCACGGGGGGAATGGAAGCGAGTCAGCTCTTTTTCTCAACGCTCTCTTGAGCGCAGCCGTGTGAGATACTGTAgcacttttaaagaaatacagctgGGAAATGTTACTGACCAATTTAAATTCAAAGTTAGTATAGGAAACAGAATGAGTGAAGAGCACATGTTTCCAGTCAAAGTGAAATGGTTGAGATACAGTTTATTGAAACATGCTCCTCTAGAAATTGAAAAATCAAAGAAGAAGTACTTGAATTCAGATAATCTTTTTGCTGTTATTGTGGATCTAGAAATACCTGAAGATGagcttaattttaaattgctaTCCCTACCAAAGAATGGACAGATACTACTTAATGACCAGCCTTTGGAAAAAGGTTCGGTCTTTAGCCAGAAAGATATTACTGATCAAAAAGTGGCATATGAATTAAACTGCAGATATCATGGAaataacattgatttatttcaGTTCCTCATTTCTACAAAGTATCTGGAATCAAATGTGTACAGCTTTGAAGTTTACATCAAATCAGATTTCAGAAACATCATTTTGACTAACAATGGCCTTAGAGTTACTGAAGGTGAAGGAGAGTTAATAACAAGCACAGAGCTGTTTGTGCAAACACCAGATAATAAAACTTTCCAATATAAAGTTGTACAGTTTCCTAAACATGGGAAATTA AAACTCATTAATTTTTCAGGCTCATTCGAAAATAATGACAATCTCACCACTTTCACTAACAAAGATATAACTAATAAGCATCTTATGTACGTGCATGACGATTCAGAGACAGTGTTTGATGAATTTCTTGTCAGAGCTTTCAGTTCCAGTGAAGAGTCAGGAAACTGGACAAACTTGGATCCTGAAGTAGAACCTTTGTCAGTAGAAATTAGATTCAACATTTCTGTCCAGCTGAAGAATGATGAGAAACCAGTACGTGTAATTGATAAGATATTTAACATAGTGAGAAATGGGCAGCGATTACTGACTTTGTCAGATCTTTGCTATCATGATCCTGATTCTGATTTTGATGATGGACAGTTGCTATATACTAGACGTGGCATTTCCAATGGAGAGTTGGTGCTAACAAATGATACTTCATACAGACTCTACCAATTTAGACAAGTGGACCTGGAGCAAAAGCAAGTCCTGTTTATACACCGTGGTGCGGATTTTGGGCGTTTTGTGCTCTTTGTGACAGATGGCAAACACTACACCTCTTTGCTTCTAGAAGTTAGTGCCACTGATCCTTATGTTAAGTTGGCAAATAATACAGGCTTGTTGGttcaaaaagggaaagaggaagctGTTACAACAGCTAACCTAAGTGCTATTACAAACCAAGATATAAGAAACAATCATGAACTCATATATGAGATATTCTCTTTCCCAAAATATGGAAGAATATACGTAAATAATCTGTTAATGGATACCTTTTCTCAACTTGATCTGATAAAGGGGTATGTGACCTACAGGCATGATGACAGCAGCAATTTTATTGATGCATTTAACTTTACGGTGCATGCTAGAGATGTCCATCTGGATGCTGGACTGCATGTTCGCATATATTTGGAAAGTCATAAGTGGCCACCAACAGTTGTGAACAAAAACCATCTCTTGGttgaagaaggaaaaccagtTAAAATCAGTAAAGGAAAACTTCAA gtTGTTCATGAAGACAGTTCTCCATCTGAGATTGTGTTCACAGTAACACAGTTTCCAGTGCATGGATACATTCGGAAGTTTTCCTCAGAAGAAAGTTATCTCAGTGCTGACCAAAGACCAGTTTTGAGCTTCACACAGCAAGATGTTGATGAGGGCAAAGTTCAGTATGTGCAGACAGTTCCTGACCAACTGGATGACCGTTTTTCTCTGGATGTGACTAATGGTGTCCAAACAGTGAGTGGAATAGAGGTCTCAGTAGACATCATCCCAAGAACGATTCCACTGGAAGTACAGAACTTCACTGTGACTGAAGGGGGCTCTAAAGCCCTGGTGGAAGACTATCTAAAAATTTCTAGTAGACACTTTGTTGGACTTAGCTGtgaatttgttttaattgaGCAGCCAAAACATGGGTATGTCGAAAACTCTCGTGTTCCTGGAATAAAGTTAACTACATTCACCAGAAAACAG GTGGAACAAGAATTAATCTACTATGTTCATGATGACAGTGAAGAACTGATGGACAATTTTACTGTGATAGTGAATAACACAGAATTATGGAAACAAAGCTTGCCCAAAA GTTTTGTAACAGTTACTGCAGTAAATGATGAAGCTCCTGTTATAAGAGTTAACAGAATTCTTCGG